GATGTGAGAATGTAAAAATCAACTAATACTTACAAATCACCTGGTGGAACAAATGGGATTTGTAATAGAAGCAGGAAGCTGTCCTTCTTGGGTCTGTTTCTTCACGATTGTCAGCATGCAGGACATCTAGTGTTTGTTGAGAGAAAGCTGCCTCTTTCTTGTAGTAAATTCCTCTCCCCCGGCTATCTTTGTTCATCAGCCATTAGAGatcattttttacaaaaacaaaaccaaaaaaaagcaaaaaaaaaaaaaccaaacaaaccaaataCCCCAAGGAAGCACATGTCGACATTTAGATTGTGAGAGTGGCTTTTTTCCATCAAAGCAGGATGTTTTGACCTAGCTCTTTTGATACACAATCCTTGTTTCCTCTGCCAGGGGTAGGAACACTTAGCACACAGTGTACGAAATGATCCAAAACAGGAGGAAAAGTTGGCTGAGAAAACGATGAGCTCAGTCCTGGACAATGCAGGAACCCCACAAGTGCCCCGGCAGCACTGCCCTCAACTTCACACTGGCTCAACGTGGCCATGGCCACCAGGCCGCAGCCGCCGTGTGGCTGTCGGTAGTGGTCGGAGGCATCCTGGTATGCTTGGCCTTGCCGGCCGTGCTGGGGCCCTTGAGGAGGACACCTTCCTGCTCAAGTTTTTCTCCATGTTCCTTGGCCGCATCGTCTTCCTGGAGCTGGCAGCTGGGATCCTGGCCTTCGTCTTCAAGGACTGGGTTGGAGACCAGCTCAACCTCTTCATCAACAAGGTCAAGGCCTATCGGGACGACCTTGACCTCCAGAACCTCACAGACTTTGCTCAGGAACGCTGGTCTTGCTGCGCAGCCCGAAGGGCCCGTGACTGGAACCTCAGTATCCACGTCATCTGTGCTGACCTGAACCTGAGCCAGGAGCACCCCGGGGTGCCCgtctcctgttttaaaaaatacatatcaatTAGCATTCTTTTATCCCTGTTTATAATGAACattgccaaatgaaaaaaaaccaacataaaaGGAAGCTGACAATGGCTGCAACCACACACCATAAAGCTCACTGAAGACTCATGCCTGGTTGAAAGCTTCAAAAGTTGTACCTTCAAAAGTTgatgtttagggaaaaaaaatcaacaaaagtgGAATAACAACTGCTAAAactacacattttttaaaaaattaagaatcgACTGAAAGACTCAAAGCATCCTACTAGAATTTAGATCAGCAGGGTTTGATGTTGGAAAATTGAACTTCCTAGAAATTagaccccaaaataaaaaattcatgacTGGAAACGCTGCCATTCTAATCATCTATGAAAAAAACTGATGAATCaagtctttgttgtaaaaatgtATTCGGAAGAAAATGGATTTTGATGAAAATAACTTTggaagaatgaaagtgaaaacagaaaaacagaaatggtttAACTGTCTTGTGTAATTGATGGAGAAATTAAGTTGGTTTATGACTGTAGGTCCATAAAATACTTTTGACATATTCATCAGTGTTGAAATAATTTGCATAAGATTTTTACATTCATAAACATGgagtcaaaatattaaaaaatgtctaCATCAAAATATCAAAGTCAAAAACATGTGGGTCAGAACATCCTGTTTTATACATAGTCTTGATCATAAATTCAGTACTGATACATTCATCACCCTTAAATGCAGGTGTATTGCATTGATGGGTCTGTTCTCTGATGATTTCAGACAAGCAGCCTGCAGGTCACCCTGGAAGATGGTCACATTGAACTGAGCACCAGGGACAGCAGAAGCCCAATTTTTACATCTCCACAGACGTACATGGATGGTTCACTGCATTACGTGTCTGTGATAAGTGACAGCTCTGGGTGAGTGGAATGGCCCTTCTGCCAGAGCTCtaagaattttatttagtttgatgaaattttctgtacatttttttgataaatatttgtccTTGATGCTGACACTTTTACCAGTAAGTCATGGCCTTCTTCCTGGTTCTCTATC
The nucleotide sequence above comes from Camelus ferus isolate YT-003-E chromosome 24, BCGSAC_Cfer_1.0, whole genome shotgun sequence. Encoded proteins:
- the LOC116659683 gene encoding tetraspanin-17-like encodes the protein MSSVLDNAGTPQVPRQHCPQLHTGSTWPWPPGRSRRVAVGSGRRHPGMLGLAGRAGALEEDTFLLKFFSMFLGRIVFLELAAGILAFVFKDWVGDQLNLFINKVKAYRDDLDLQNLTDFAQERWSCCAARRARDWNLSIHVICADLNLSQEHPGVPVSCFKKYISISILLSLFIMNIAK